The [Bacillus] selenitireducens MLS10 genome includes a region encoding these proteins:
- the thiT gene encoding energy-coupled thiamine transporter ThiT, which translates to MKNSRTRLIIMVEIAMMVALAAILDYFTFLKFWIQGGSVSLAMVPIFLMAFRRGWKVGVLTGVLFGFVNMIIQPFIVHWLQALLDYPIAFGLAGLAGLLVSKPGQSALTQSLFVAGGVLIGGLLRFLTHFGAGVVWFGEYAPEGTPVVVYSFTYNLSYMLPGTLLSMVIMVLLINASKRLIQPQKKAA; encoded by the coding sequence ATGAAAAACTCACGAACACGATTGATCATTATGGTGGAAATCGCCATGATGGTGGCACTTGCTGCCATTCTTGATTACTTCACATTTTTGAAATTCTGGATTCAGGGAGGATCCGTGTCATTGGCCATGGTACCCATCTTTTTGATGGCTTTCAGAAGAGGCTGGAAAGTGGGCGTTCTGACAGGTGTGCTCTTCGGATTTGTCAATATGATTATACAGCCCTTTATCGTACACTGGCTGCAGGCTCTTCTTGATTATCCCATTGCCTTCGGACTCGCTGGTCTTGCAGGTTTACTGGTATCAAAACCTGGTCAGTCTGCGTTGACTCAATCACTCTTTGTTGCAGGTGGCGTTCTGATTGGCGGTCTGCTCCGTTTCCTGACTCATTTCGGAGCCGGAGTCGTCTGGTTTGGCGAATATGCTCCGGAAGGAACACCGGTGGTTGTGTATTCCTTTACGTATAATCTGTCCTATATGCTCCCGGGCACCTTATTGTCCATGGTGATCATGGTGCTGTTGATCAACGCGTCAAAACGTCTGATACAGCCGCAAAAGAAAGCAGCCTGA
- the pknB gene encoding Stk1 family PASTA domain-containing Ser/Thr kinase, whose protein sequence is MPHKRVNERYEIIRPIGGGGMADVFLAKDLILDRDVAVKVLKNQFANDDEFIRRFRREAQSAASMSHPNIVNIFDVGEENNEYYIVMEYVEGQTLKQYIHDHGSLSPEETVRILRQVSSAVSHAHDNHIVHRDIKPQNILISPNGTAKVTDFGISRAISDATITHTNSVLGSVHYLSPEQAKGGYVTYQSDLYSLGVVAYEMLTGKVPFTADTPVSIALKHLQDPFPSVREMKPDVPQSLDNVILRATSKEPEKRYGNAHAMLADIETVLTAGRVNEEPFVADDPDEGATKAMPAVSSRSALADPDETIISSGGDQANTKAFKREEDTQKGKKKKRPAAFWWKTGGIAAAVMLAIILFLIWWIPTLLHVEDVEIPDDLIGEHVEEVEERLEELQLVTEREYRYDDEIEEDHVISHSPAAGRTVKAETMITLVVSEGPEPVDMIDVTGETRERALNMLEDFLDVEISYTQTTDENPDTVLEQSPAAGELIIPGETSVRLTVSEYPVFRMPNLADMTRNEVLDLLEDQPLLTLSFNEEHHPSVEEGKVISQNPGRGVEIDEPTRVEVIFSLGPEEVEEEPEEEPVRAIVPFEVSLPEISEGDEDGNEEPARYRIQISVADMNAQVPRQVIDREITETTTFDVPMAVEPGESGFLILVVDGEEFQDSPFEYTYEQLRDL, encoded by the coding sequence GTGCCTCATAAACGGGTCAATGAACGCTATGAAATCATCCGCCCTATTGGCGGAGGTGGAATGGCTGATGTGTTCTTGGCAAAGGATTTAATTCTTGATCGGGATGTAGCTGTGAAAGTTTTGAAAAACCAGTTTGCCAATGACGATGAGTTCATTCGCCGATTCCGCAGAGAAGCACAGTCTGCCGCCTCTATGTCCCATCCGAACATTGTTAATATTTTTGATGTCGGTGAAGAAAACAATGAGTATTACATTGTCATGGAATATGTGGAAGGGCAGACATTAAAACAATATATTCATGATCACGGCTCATTAAGTCCCGAAGAAACGGTACGGATTCTCCGACAGGTATCGAGCGCGGTAAGCCACGCTCATGATAACCATATTGTACACAGGGATATTAAACCGCAAAATATACTGATATCCCCGAACGGCACGGCCAAAGTTACGGATTTCGGAATCTCCAGAGCAATCAGTGATGCGACCATAACCCATACGAATTCGGTTTTGGGTTCTGTTCATTATCTGTCTCCTGAACAGGCGAAAGGCGGATACGTGACATACCAGTCGGATCTTTATTCCCTTGGTGTCGTCGCCTATGAAATGCTGACTGGCAAAGTCCCATTCACAGCAGATACACCGGTATCCATTGCACTGAAACATCTTCAGGATCCTTTTCCATCGGTTCGGGAGATGAAACCTGATGTCCCGCAGAGTTTGGATAATGTGATACTTCGGGCCACTTCAAAAGAACCGGAAAAGCGCTATGGTAATGCACACGCCATGCTGGCCGATATTGAAACGGTGCTTACCGCGGGACGTGTGAATGAAGAACCGTTTGTTGCAGATGATCCTGACGAAGGGGCAACAAAGGCGATGCCTGCAGTCAGTTCGAGGTCTGCTCTTGCAGATCCTGATGAAACGATTATTTCATCAGGCGGTGATCAGGCGAATACAAAGGCTTTTAAAAGAGAAGAAGATACGCAAAAAGGAAAAAAGAAGAAACGGCCTGCAGCATTTTGGTGGAAAACAGGCGGTATAGCAGCCGCTGTGATGCTGGCAATTATTTTGTTTCTGATCTGGTGGATTCCGACACTGCTTCATGTGGAGGATGTTGAAATTCCGGATGATCTGATTGGTGAACATGTCGAAGAAGTTGAAGAACGCCTTGAAGAATTACAGTTAGTAACGGAGCGCGAATACCGCTACGATGACGAAATTGAAGAAGATCACGTAATCAGTCACAGCCCTGCAGCCGGTCGTACCGTAAAAGCAGAAACCATGATCACGCTCGTTGTCAGTGAGGGACCGGAGCCTGTTGATATGATTGATGTGACCGGTGAGACAAGGGAACGTGCTTTGAATATGCTCGAAGATTTTCTTGATGTGGAAATCAGTTATACGCAAACGACAGATGAGAATCCCGATACAGTGCTTGAACAGAGTCCGGCAGCGGGAGAATTGATCATTCCCGGAGAGACTTCCGTCAGGTTGACTGTAAGCGAATATCCGGTTTTCAGAATGCCGAACCTGGCAGATATGACAAGAAATGAAGTCCTGGACCTGCTTGAAGATCAACCGTTATTGACACTGTCGTTTAATGAAGAGCATCATCCTTCTGTTGAAGAAGGCAAAGTGATTTCACAAAATCCGGGCAGAGGAGTCGAGATTGATGAACCGACACGCGTGGAGGTTATCTTCAGTCTTGGTCCGGAAGAAGTGGAAGAAGAGCCTGAAGAAGAGCCGGTAAGGGCCATTGTACCATTTGAGGTGTCACTTCCTGAGATTAGCGAAGGTGACGAGGACGGCAATGAAGAACCGGCGAGGTATCGGATACAGATTTCTGTTGCGGATATGAATGCGCAAGTACCAAGACAAGTCATTGACAGGGAAATTACGGAAACGACGACCTTTGATGTGCCAATGGCCGTTGAACCAGGAGAATCGGGCTTTTTGATTCTGGTCGTTGATGGAGAAGAGTTTCAAGATTCACCATTTGAATATACGTACGAACAATTGAGGGATCTTTAA
- the rsgA gene encoding ribosome small subunit-dependent GTPase A, with protein MPKGRIIKALSGFYYVESDEGIVQCRARGNFRNRKITPYVGDWVEYEAENHTDGYILAIDERENQLVRPPVANVEQAVLIFSVEDPKFSPVLLDRFLVHVEANGIEPLICMSKTDLNHDGIREELEYFEDAYTRIGYRVLRTSIYLEETIEQLKPYLTDRVSVFAGQSGVGKSSLLNILKPGVEIKTDETSKSLGRGKHTTRHVELIPLNEGGYVADTPGFSSLDFTGIEAIHLGDCFPEFQELSHDCKFRGCQHINEPKCRVKAAVDEGQVTKERYEHYVEFHEEIEQMKRRY; from the coding sequence ATGCCTAAAGGAAGAATAATCAAAGCACTCAGTGGCTTTTATTATGTTGAATCAGATGAAGGGATCGTTCAGTGCCGGGCCAGGGGGAATTTCCGTAATCGGAAAATCACCCCCTACGTCGGGGACTGGGTTGAGTACGAAGCAGAAAATCACACAGATGGCTATATTCTCGCTATTGATGAGCGGGAGAATCAGCTTGTCCGACCTCCTGTTGCAAACGTGGAACAGGCCGTATTGATTTTCTCTGTGGAAGATCCGAAATTCAGTCCGGTTCTTTTAGACCGTTTTCTCGTTCACGTTGAGGCAAACGGTATCGAACCACTGATATGCATGTCGAAAACCGACCTCAATCACGACGGTATCCGTGAAGAACTTGAGTATTTTGAGGATGCATACACCCGTATCGGATACAGGGTTCTGCGCACGTCCATTTACCTTGAGGAAACCATTGAACAGCTGAAGCCCTACCTGACTGATCGTGTGTCCGTTTTTGCCGGACAAAGCGGCGTTGGGAAATCGTCACTGTTAAATATATTGAAGCCGGGTGTCGAGATCAAAACGGATGAAACGTCCAAGAGTCTTGGGCGCGGCAAGCATACAACCCGTCATGTGGAGCTGATTCCATTAAATGAAGGAGGGTATGTGGCGGATACACCCGGTTTCAGTTCCCTCGATTTTACAGGAATCGAGGCCATCCATTTGGGTGACTGTTTTCCTGAGTTTCAGGAGCTCAGTCATGACTGCAAGTTCAGAGGTTGTCAGCATATCAATGAACCTAAATGCCGGGTGAAAGCAGCTGTGGATGAAGGTCAGGTTACAAAAGAGCGTTATGAGCACTATGTGGAATTCCATGAAGAAATTGAACAAATGAAGCGGAGGTACTGA
- the rpmB gene encoding 50S ribosomal protein L28 — protein MARKCVITGRGPKTGNKRSHALNATKRRWGANVQKVRIMVDGKPKRVYVSARALKSGKVQRV, from the coding sequence ATGGCACGTAAATGTGTGATTACAGGAAGAGGTCCAAAGACCGGTAATAAGCGTTCCCACGCTTTGAATGCAACAAAGCGCCGTTGGGGAGCAAACGTTCAGAAAGTCCGTATTATGGTTGACGGAAAGCCAAAGCGCGTATACGTTTCTGCACGTGCATTGAAATCAGGTAAAGTTCAGCGTGTATAA
- the rsmB gene encoding 16S rRNA (cytosine(967)-C(5))-methyltransferase RsmB, which produces MTVNQSPGNVRDAALDVLIKISKDQAYSHLLLNETVMKKKIKEVDVALLTEIVYGTLQHQRRLDYYVSAFSKKELNKLENWVLILLRLSVYQMHFLDRVPDHAILNEAVRIASKRGHKGIAGMVNGILRSVQREGVPDLEEIEDPKERLAIETSHPDWLIQRWISHYGFETAHRIAHGNLSYPVSSARVNRMKVTREELMHEWTEEGLQITASPYLEEAVRVDKGVISRTAAFREGRCSIQDEGSMMVTGLLDPKPGMRVLDSCAAPGGKTSHIAERMNDEGELYAMDIHKHKIKLIDAQAERLGLSVVHGLKGDARLAGEQLEEESFDCILVDAPCSGLGVIQRKPDLKWTKSERDIERLTVIQGEILKQVWPLLKPGGRLVYSTCTIDYEENEGQVTHFVNETADADFEADFLNRLPEPVQTSSFANQSGIQLIPGQYGTDGFFMTSIVKRDHRK; this is translated from the coding sequence ATGACAGTTAATCAGTCACCGGGTAATGTGCGTGATGCAGCACTGGATGTGCTGATCAAAATTTCAAAAGATCAGGCCTACTCCCATTTGCTGCTGAATGAAACCGTTATGAAAAAAAAGATCAAAGAGGTCGATGTGGCGCTTTTGACGGAGATCGTATACGGCACGTTGCAGCACCAGCGCAGGCTCGATTACTATGTAAGTGCCTTTTCAAAAAAAGAACTGAACAAGTTGGAGAATTGGGTGTTGATTCTCCTTCGTCTGAGCGTGTATCAGATGCATTTTCTCGATCGGGTTCCTGATCATGCGATCTTAAATGAAGCGGTGAGAATCGCTTCGAAAAGAGGGCACAAGGGTATTGCCGGCATGGTGAACGGCATTTTGCGTTCTGTCCAGCGTGAGGGTGTTCCTGATCTTGAGGAGATCGAAGACCCGAAAGAGCGGCTTGCGATTGAAACGAGCCATCCTGACTGGCTCATTCAGCGATGGATCAGCCATTATGGATTTGAGACAGCTCATCGGATTGCACATGGTAATTTGAGCTATCCTGTCTCATCAGCGCGGGTCAACCGGATGAAAGTGACAAGGGAAGAACTGATGCATGAATGGACAGAGGAAGGGCTTCAGATCACAGCAAGCCCGTATCTTGAGGAGGCAGTCCGAGTGGATAAGGGTGTCATCAGCAGAACGGCCGCTTTCAGGGAAGGGAGATGTTCAATACAGGACGAAGGATCCATGATGGTTACGGGTCTCCTAGATCCGAAGCCCGGTATGCGGGTCCTTGATTCCTGTGCTGCTCCTGGAGGCAAGACCTCTCATATCGCGGAGCGGATGAATGATGAAGGTGAGCTCTATGCCATGGATATTCACAAACATAAGATCAAGCTGATTGATGCTCAGGCAGAACGGCTCGGGCTTTCTGTTGTTCACGGTCTCAAGGGAGATGCAAGACTTGCCGGAGAACAACTGGAAGAAGAATCATTCGACTGTATCCTCGTGGATGCACCCTGTTCCGGACTCGGTGTTATTCAGCGCAAGCCCGATTTGAAATGGACGAAATCCGAACGGGATATTGAGCGGTTGACGGTCATCCAGGGAGAGATCCTGAAACAGGTATGGCCGCTTCTGAAACCCGGAGGCAGACTCGTTTACAGTACTTGTACGATCGATTATGAAGAAAACGAGGGACAGGTGACCCATTTTGTCAATGAAACGGCCGATGCCGATTTTGAAGCGGATTTTCTAAACCGCCTTCCGGAGCCTGTTCAGACTTCTTCCTTTGCAAATCAAAGTGGGATTCAACTGATACCCGGACAGTATGGGACGGATGGATTTTTCATGACGTCCATCGTCAAACGCGACCACAGGAAATGA
- a CDS encoding Stp1/IreP family PP2C-type Ser/Thr phosphatase, with product MNGLFLTDIGKVRRYNEDAGAFFFHDRVEDTALAIAADGMGGHQAGDVASRMSVDLLSEFWAEAGEEEAKDWGGWLEANLAKVNTGVYTHGQSHPELQGMGTTVAAVICTESKFFVGNIGDSRVYHLNSSTGEFKQVTKDHSVAAELFRAGQISETEADHHPRKHMLTKAVGTNPSVASDVFEFGWTKGDKLLICTDGLSNKVSDESLARIMIGHTLLASAGQAMIGEANHMGGEDNISLILVEHGHKGGGISAS from the coding sequence GTGAACGGATTATTTTTGACTGATATAGGAAAGGTCAGGCGCTATAACGAAGACGCAGGTGCCTTTTTCTTTCATGACAGAGTTGAGGATACGGCACTTGCAATTGCGGCTGATGGCATGGGAGGTCATCAGGCGGGAGACGTGGCGAGCAGGATGAGCGTTGATTTACTGAGTGAGTTTTGGGCTGAGGCCGGAGAAGAAGAAGCGAAGGACTGGGGAGGCTGGCTGGAAGCCAACCTGGCCAAAGTGAACACGGGTGTTTATACACACGGTCAGTCACACCCGGAGTTACAGGGAATGGGGACAACTGTTGCTGCTGTCATATGCACGGAATCGAAGTTCTTTGTAGGCAATATTGGTGATTCAAGAGTGTATCACCTGAACAGTTCGACCGGTGAATTTAAACAGGTGACAAAGGATCATTCAGTTGCAGCGGAGCTATTCCGAGCCGGACAAATTTCGGAAACTGAGGCAGATCATCATCCGAGAAAGCATATGCTGACCAAGGCTGTGGGTACAAATCCTTCTGTTGCCTCTGATGTCTTTGAATTCGGGTGGACAAAAGGAGATAAGCTGCTGATTTGCACTGACGGTCTGTCCAACAAGGTTTCCGACGAATCTCTTGCAAGAATCATGATCGGCCATACATTGCTCGCTTCCGCCGGTCAGGCGATGATCGGCGAAGCGAATCACATGGGCGGCGAGGATAATATTTCTCTTATCCTTGTGGAACACGGCCATAAAGGAGGCGGTATCAGTGCCTCATAA
- the fmt gene encoding methionyl-tRNA formyltransferase, translated as MKVIFMGTPDFSVPVLEGLCESGYDVVMVVTQPDRPKGRKKQLTPPPVKVAAEKRGLSVYQPEKIRDPKEAEHVLAADADLLVTAAYGQILPKEILESTRLGCINVHASLLPEYRGGAPIHQAVIDGKNKTGITIMYMVEKLDAGDILTQRETPITDEDTTGTMHDRLSRIGAELLLETIPRLAAGELSPRRQDEEKVTFASNIKKEQERVDFSQSARAVFNHIRGLNPWPVAHTLLDGKRLKLWDSVEVEEHTAAAPGEIVALSKSGVDVACGNRSIIRLTKLQPQGKKPMDAATFLQGAGKNLEPGHRLGDDDDS; from the coding sequence ATGAAAGTAATCTTTATGGGAACGCCGGATTTTTCTGTTCCGGTACTTGAAGGTCTCTGCGAGTCCGGTTACGATGTCGTAATGGTTGTGACTCAGCCGGACAGGCCGAAAGGCAGAAAGAAACAGTTAACGCCACCTCCAGTCAAAGTGGCTGCCGAAAAACGCGGTTTATCCGTATATCAGCCGGAAAAAATCAGGGATCCAAAAGAAGCGGAGCACGTATTGGCAGCAGATGCTGATCTGCTCGTTACAGCGGCTTACGGACAGATTCTGCCAAAGGAGATCCTTGAAAGCACGCGACTTGGCTGTATAAACGTCCACGCTTCCCTTTTGCCTGAATACAGAGGGGGTGCCCCGATTCACCAGGCGGTAATCGACGGCAAGAACAAAACAGGCATCACGATTATGTATATGGTGGAAAAGCTTGATGCAGGAGATATACTGACCCAGCGTGAAACACCCATTACGGATGAGGATACGACGGGCACCATGCACGACAGGCTGAGCCGGATCGGCGCTGAACTTCTCCTTGAAACGATTCCAAGACTTGCTGCAGGTGAATTGTCGCCAAGAAGGCAGGATGAGGAGAAGGTGACGTTTGCTTCGAATATTAAAAAAGAACAGGAACGGGTTGATTTTTCCCAATCTGCAAGAGCGGTGTTCAACCATATTCGGGGATTGAACCCCTGGCCTGTGGCACACACGCTTCTCGATGGAAAGCGGCTGAAGCTGTGGGACAGTGTTGAAGTGGAAGAGCATACAGCAGCCGCACCCGGAGAGATCGTTGCTCTTTCAAAATCCGGTGTGGATGTGGCTTGCGGGAATCGGTCAATCATCCGGTTGACGAAGCTGCAGCCGCAGGGGAAAAAGCCGATGGATGCGGCGACATTTTTACAAGGGGCCGGCAAAAATCTTGAACCCGGTCACCGGTTAGGAGATGACGATGACAGTTAA
- a CDS encoding thiamine diphosphokinase, with protein sequence MTIRTVIFAGGPEASFPSKDVFSQIKLKSDYWIGADRGALHLIKRGIAPDLSVGDFDSVSQEEWDTIQRRSREIFVHPEEKDETDLEIALHEAIKAGSESICLIGVTGGRIDHYLMAIQLMELTARSVKEIKLYDVTGEMWIRQPGTYEEERRGYNYVSFLPATEQVEGLTLRGFKYPLTEAVLNRGSSLAISNQQTDATATIRFTKGLLYGMFSGDEEEINED encoded by the coding sequence ATGACCATCCGAACCGTGATTTTCGCAGGTGGCCCGGAGGCGTCGTTTCCTTCGAAAGACGTCTTCAGTCAAATCAAATTGAAGTCGGATTATTGGATTGGTGCAGATCGTGGTGCACTGCATCTGATCAAACGGGGGATTGCTCCCGATTTGTCTGTCGGGGATTTTGACTCTGTTTCACAAGAAGAATGGGACACGATCCAACGACGGAGTCGAGAGATTTTTGTCCATCCTGAAGAAAAGGATGAAACAGATTTGGAAATTGCGCTGCACGAAGCCATTAAAGCAGGCAGCGAATCAATCTGTCTGATCGGGGTCACAGGCGGGCGTATTGATCATTATCTTATGGCCATCCAGCTGATGGAGCTGACAGCCCGTTCAGTTAAAGAGATTAAGCTTTATGATGTTACCGGGGAAATGTGGATCAGACAGCCGGGGACGTATGAGGAAGAACGCAGGGGTTATAACTATGTGTCGTTTCTTCCTGCCACGGAACAGGTTGAAGGTCTTACGCTCCGGGGGTTTAAATATCCCCTTACCGAAGCGGTGCTGAACAGAGGATCAAGCCTTGCGATCAGCAATCAGCAAACCGATGCAACAGCGACTATCCGATTTACAAAAGGGTTGCTGTACGGCATGTTTTCCGGGGATGAAGAAGAGATCAATGAAGACTGA
- a CDS encoding Asp23/Gls24 family envelope stress response protein, translating into MTIEMKTNYGNIDVSKEVVAVIAGGAAVDCYGIVGMASQKQLKDGITDLLGRENLGRGVVIREEENGPIHIDMYIIVGYGTKISEVAHNVQSKVKYQLKQMLGLKVESVNIFIQGVRVLNP; encoded by the coding sequence ATGACGATTGAGATGAAAACGAACTATGGAAATATTGATGTATCGAAAGAAGTGGTGGCAGTCATTGCCGGAGGTGCAGCAGTGGATTGCTACGGTATTGTCGGTATGGCATCACAAAAACAGTTAAAAGACGGCATCACTGATCTTCTTGGCCGGGAGAACCTTGGCCGCGGCGTTGTCATCCGCGAAGAAGAAAACGGACCGATCCATATTGATATGTATATCATTGTCGGATACGGAACCAAAATTTCCGAAGTGGCGCATAACGTTCAGTCCAAAGTAAAGTATCAGCTAAAGCAGATGCTCGGGCTGAAAGTGGAGTCTGTCAACATTTTTATTCAGGGTGTCAGGGTTCTGAACCCGTAA
- a CDS encoding DAK2 domain-containing protein: MVLKTIEGNQLADMFVSGANNLSNHSKKIDALNVFPVPDGDTGTNMNLTITSGVKEVKNANQGKVSDVANAFAKGLLMGARGNSGVILSQLFRGFSKALDGKSTIEAGDLTNAFDYGVNMAYKAVMKPVEGTILTVAKDAAAKGKESSKKQDDVIAVMADVLEEAKASLERTPDLLPILKEVGVVDSGGQGLVTIYEGFLEVLKGGSIEGSAKGETPSMEEMVKFEHHSAQSHMDTDDIEFQYCTEVMVRFQQEKLADHPYDEPAFRELLSEYGDSLLVVSDDDLLKIHVHTDLPGDVINEAQKFGALVNIKAEDMKVQHSTILEDERSSVPEGFTMPKQDHSEFAVITVAMGKGIADLFESLGVAKVIEGGQTMNPSTEDFIKAIDECGAKKIILLPNNSNIIMAAQQAADVAEHDVQVVPSKSVPQGLASMLAFNREGDLEETANEMQEAMGFVKTGEVTYAVRDTSLNGVNIKEGDFMGIHEKTIVASGSSVQDVARKLMHEMIDEDSEIVTLIRGEDRTDQEVQELSEYIEATFDDVEVEIHTGDQPLYSYIVSVE; this comes from the coding sequence GTGGTATTAAAGACGATTGAAGGAAATCAACTGGCTGATATGTTTGTGTCAGGTGCAAATAATCTGTCTAATCATTCGAAAAAAATTGATGCATTAAATGTATTCCCTGTTCCCGATGGGGATACGGGTACCAATATGAATCTGACGATTACGTCAGGTGTAAAAGAAGTGAAAAATGCGAATCAGGGCAAAGTCAGTGATGTGGCCAATGCATTCGCCAAAGGTCTGCTTATGGGGGCACGGGGAAACTCAGGTGTCATACTTTCGCAGTTATTCAGAGGGTTTTCCAAAGCGCTCGACGGCAAGAGCACGATCGAAGCAGGGGATTTGACCAATGCGTTTGACTACGGTGTAAATATGGCTTACAAGGCTGTAATGAAACCGGTCGAGGGAACGATTCTAACTGTGGCAAAAGATGCAGCTGCAAAAGGAAAAGAATCATCGAAGAAACAGGATGACGTCATTGCAGTAATGGCCGATGTTCTCGAAGAGGCGAAGGCTTCCCTGGAACGAACCCCGGATCTGCTGCCGATATTAAAAGAAGTGGGTGTTGTCGACTCAGGCGGACAGGGACTTGTCACGATCTATGAAGGGTTTCTTGAAGTGTTAAAAGGCGGCTCCATTGAAGGATCAGCAAAAGGAGAAACACCATCCATGGAAGAAATGGTGAAGTTTGAACATCATTCTGCTCAAAGTCACATGGACACGGATGATATAGAATTTCAATACTGCACCGAAGTGATGGTCCGTTTTCAACAGGAAAAGCTCGCAGACCATCCATACGACGAACCTGCATTTCGGGAACTGTTAAGTGAGTATGGGGATTCACTGCTTGTGGTGTCAGATGACGATTTACTGAAAATTCACGTACATACCGATCTGCCTGGTGATGTGATTAACGAAGCGCAGAAATTCGGTGCTCTTGTCAACATTAAAGCAGAAGACATGAAAGTCCAGCACTCAACGATCCTTGAGGATGAACGGTCATCAGTGCCTGAAGGATTCACAATGCCTAAGCAGGATCATTCAGAATTTGCCGTGATCACAGTGGCGATGGGTAAGGGGATTGCTGATCTTTTTGAATCCCTCGGTGTTGCCAAAGTCATTGAGGGCGGTCAGACGATGAACCCATCCACTGAAGATTTCATTAAAGCGATCGATGAATGCGGCGCGAAAAAGATCATTTTGCTTCCGAACAACAGTAATATTATTATGGCTGCTCAACAGGCTGCAGACGTTGCGGAGCATGATGTGCAGGTCGTGCCTTCGAAATCTGTTCCTCAAGGTCTGGCATCAATGCTTGCCTTTAATCGTGAAGGCGATTTAGAAGAAACGGCTAATGAGATGCAAGAAGCCATGGGCTTTGTAAAGACAGGCGAAGTGACCTATGCCGTTCGCGATACCAGTCTGAACGGAGTGAATATCAAAGAAGGCGATTTCATGGGTATTCATGAAAAGACGATTGTGGCGAGCGGTTCCTCTGTTCAGGACGTCGCACGTAAACTGATGCACGAAATGATTGATGAGGACAGTGAAATTGTCACTCTGATCCGTGGAGAAGACCGAACAGATCAAGAAGTGCAGGAGCTTTCGGAATATATCGAAGCAACGTTTGATGATGTGGAGGTCGAAATTCATACTGGTGACCAGCCGCTCTATTCATATATCGTTTCGGTCGAATAA
- the rpe gene encoding ribulose-phosphate 3-epimerase: protein MIKIAPSILAANFSKLGEEIQSAEAAGADYIHVDVMDGHFVPNITFGPLAVDAIRPLTSLPLDVHLMIENPDQYISDFTNAGADLISVHVEACPHLHRTIQLIKSTGAKAGVVLNPHTPVSAIEPILEDVDLVLLMTVNPGFGGQSFIHSVLPKIAEVKALADQRHPELEIEVDGGVNAETARLCAEAGANVLVAGSAVFGKTDRKKAVEELRL from the coding sequence ATGATTAAGATTGCCCCATCTATTCTTGCTGCCAATTTTTCGAAGCTTGGTGAAGAGATTCAGTCTGCAGAAGCTGCAGGTGCGGATTATATCCACGTTGATGTGATGGACGGACACTTCGTTCCGAATATTACATTTGGTCCATTGGCGGTGGATGCCATCAGACCGTTGACATCACTTCCGCTCGACGTGCATCTGATGATCGAGAATCCGGATCAGTATATATCAGATTTTACAAATGCAGGAGCTGATTTGATCAGTGTTCATGTCGAGGCATGTCCACATCTGCACCGAACGATTCAGCTGATTAAATCAACAGGTGCAAAGGCTGGGGTTGTGTTAAACCCGCATACTCCCGTTTCTGCTATTGAACCGATTTTGGAAGATGTGGATCTTGTATTATTGATGACAGTAAACCCTGGTTTTGGCGGTCAATCCTTCATCCATTCTGTTCTTCCGAAAATTGCGGAAGTCAAAGCATTGGCTGATCAGCGGCACCCGGAACTTGAAATAGAAGTGGACGGCGGAGTGAATGCAGAAACAGCTCGTCTTTGCGCAGAAGCAGGTGCCAATGTCCTTGTTGCAGGATCTGCTGTTTTTGGAAAGACGGACCGTAAGAAGGCTGTTGAAGAATTACGTCTTTAA